From a single Pseudorasbora parva isolate DD20220531a chromosome 15, ASM2467924v1, whole genome shotgun sequence genomic region:
- the fbxo16 gene encoding F-box only protein 16 → MPQAPSTKMQTKLSTWTPLNHPPSNANVFEERRNLLGKWFEMWTDSQRKQVLQDFFSRCSVNQLKHLRQTLSSWVPEEALDFTRVLPRVISLYIFSFLDPRSLCRCAQVSWHWKNLVELDQLWMPKCLKLGWCITFTPTLFEQGVWKRHYIETVQELHISRPKMHVKEDFIIPEVKVIGSEIMGSHPVTGHREFKSVFSSLHGKSKDENGLVKSAKGLPPWRDSDRHPTDIIRFNYLDNLDPVEHARITATSNTTRQEKTTKAPSRSTYKLRKAKSLMFLSLDLSAAGKQNHNRPQWAAQALPTNKDSIKRLSQTSQWNAGIRPGPVRPPVPRLSKEGLRALQRSNRSIPTVSLFEGQP, encoded by the exons ATGCCCCAAGCCCCCAGCACAAAAATGCAGACCAAACTGAGCACCTGGACACCTCTAAATCATCCACCCTCCAATGCTAAT GTTTTTGAAGAGAGAAGAAATCTGCTTGGAAAGTGG TTTGAGATGTGGACAGATAGCCAGCGGAAACAGGTGCTACAAGATTTTTTCTCCAGATGTTCTGTTAACCAGCTGAAACATCTCAGACAGACTTTGAGCAGCTGGGTACCAGAGGAAGCCCTTGACTTCACTAGAGTCCTTCCCAGGGTCATATCTCTCTATATATTTTCATTCCTAGACCCCCGAAGCCTCTGCAGATGTGCTCAG GTGAGCTGGCATTGGAAAAACCTGGTGGAGCTTGACCAACTGTGGATGCCTAAATGCCTGAAACTAGGCTGGTGCATAACCTTTACTCCAACACTATTTGAACAAGGTGTATGGAAGAGGCATTACATAGAAACAGTGCAGGAGCTTCATATTAGCAGGCCCAAG ATGCATGTGAAGGAAGACTTTATTATCCCTGAGGTGAAAGTAATTGGCAGTGAGATCATGGGGTCACATCCTGTGACCGGCCACAGGGAGTTCAAGTCTGTCTTCTCGAGTCTGCATGGGAAAAGTAAAGATGAGAATGGCTTGGTGAAATCAGCCAAAGGCCTTCCTCCATGGAGAGACTCAGATAGGCATCCCACTGATATAATACGCTTTAACTACTTGGATAACCTTGACCCAGTTGAGCATGCAAGAATAAC TGCTACTTCTAATACAACAAGACAAGAAAAAACTACGAAAGCACCATCTCGCTCAACATACAAGCTGCGCAAGGCCAAATCTTTG ATGTTTTTATCCTTGGATCTCAGTGCAGCAGGAAAGCAAAACCATAACAGGCCGCAATGGGCAGCACAAGCACTTCCGACTAACAAGGACTCCATAAAGAGACTTTCCCAGACCTCCCAATGGAATGCAGGGATACGTCCTGGTCCTGTAAGGCCTCCAGTGCCCAGACTGAGTAAGGAGGGGCTCCGTGCATTACAGCGATCCAATAGAAGCATACCAA CTGTGTCTCTTTTTGAAGGACAGCCATGA